TCAGTGTGCTGGCTTCGACGGCGTCTTCCGCGAGGAATTTTCCAATGGCGGTGCGCTTCAATCGGCTCATAATGGCGGCGGTACCCAGCGATTCGGCCAAATCACGCCCCAAGGAACGCACATAAGTGCCGCTAGAGCATTGCAATTCCAGCGTCAATTCGGGATAGCTGTAATCCATTACTTGCAACCAGTGAATGGTGACCGGCCGAGGCTGCAATTCAACCGTTTGTCCTTTCCGGGCCAGTTTATACGCACGCTGGCCCGATACTTTCAGCGCGGAAAATGCCGGCGGACGCTGTTCAATCTCGCCGATAAATTTCGCGGCGGCCGTTTCCACTTCTAACCGGGTCGGCACAGGAGGGTTGGGCAACTCTGTGACCAGGCCTTCGGTATCTTCCGTCGGGCTGCTGCGCCCCAAGAGAAATGTGCCGCGGTAGCGCTTGGGCATTTGCTGCACGTAATCGATCAGCCGCGTCGCCTGGCCGACACACACCATGAGCACGCCCGTGGCCAGTGGATCCAAAGTGCCGGCATGGCCGGCCTTGGCGGGCTTCACCAAACGCTGCACCTGATCGACCACCCAACGCGAAGTTTTTCCCGCAGGTTTGTAAATATTGAGCAGACCGAAGTAGTGTGACACAAGAATTCCGCCAAAAAATAACAGCAGAAGGCAAATGCCGAGGGCAGGAACCTGCTTATTTGACTTTGGCCGAAGCCACATTCGGGCTGTTGGGGTTCACATCGGCGATGCGCTGTTGCGGTATAAGGATTAGGTCCATATCTTCCATCGGAATGGCGCCCAACAGCACTTCATCGCCCATCACGACAGCGCCGACGTAGGCAACGCGATTTTTGAAGCGCGTTTCAATGGGCCCAACATAGGCCGTCAATCGCCGAGAGCCGTCGGCGAGCGTGACTTCCTTTTTGCTTTGCTCTTCCAACTGCAAGTCGGCTTGCACTCGTTCTGGAATGACCAGGTATACAGCGCCCGTGTCGACCAGCGCGTCGGTCTGGACGGGTTCAATTTCCGGCCGCCTTGGATTCGAGAGCGTCAATTGCACGGTAATCAACCCCATGATGCGAATAACCTAATTGTACGTTACACACGAATCTGTGGACAACACCACAACCCCGTCAATCCGCTAAACCGCGGATAGGAAAATCGAACAAACTGGCGATCTCCGTGGCGGTTTTTTGCCGCAAGTTCGAAAATCGGGCGTGCAATTCTTCCGGATGCTCCACCCCCAGCGATGCCAAAGCGCGAAATTTGTAATTCAGCACGTCGTCGAGTGCGGTGGCATCCTTATTTCGCGCATGGCCCAGCGGATACATCACCAGTCCGCTCGATTGCCTGCCAAGTTGTGCGTGTTCGATTTCCAGCGTGGTGGGAATGCCGTCAGGATATTTGGCGTCGTACTCCGGACCGCCGTGACGGAATTCAATTTTTTCCATGAGTTGCCGAGTCAGCGGATGCACCAACGCGGCTTCGTCGTAATCCGCCGGCAGCAGCATCAACTCTTTCCAGCCGGTGCGCTGTTGTTCAAAGGCTTTGCGCAGCAGCGTGGCGACAATGTAAACCATCGAATGGTCGGCGCTTTGCCGAGTGCGGGGATCGCGCTTGGCCGGATCGCCAATAATGTGAAATGCCGGCTCGTAGATGCTGATGCGCACCGAGCGCAACTGTTCGGGATTTTCCAGCAGCCGTGGTTGGCGTGATAAAACGTCGATTAAGCCTTGAATGGCGCCGGCCGATTGATGTTCGTACAGTCCCAATTTGAAGTGCATGCCCAGCACGGCGAAATCATCGCCGCCGGTAGCCAACGCCAATGCAAACGGGCTTTCTCCATTGCGGGCCGGCTTTTCGAACAAGCAGAAAACAGCTTCTGGATTGCAGAACACATCGGCGGGCCCGACAAAACCTCGCAATGCCCGTTGGGCACTCAGCACGGCCACTTCGGCGCTGATGGCGGCGGAAGCTCCCTTGGAATCGGAAAGTTGTTTGCCGTGGCGAATGGCGCGAAACGGAATGTAATGCGCCACGACCAAGCCAATGGCCAATTCAATTTGCTCTGCCGTGGCCCCCCGCATGGCTCCATACACGGCGGCCGACGCAATTGCCCCGTGCACCACGTGATCGAGTTTATACGTTTTCAGCGAAAACACTTCGGCCAGACGGCCACGAATTTCGTCAATCGCCAACATGCCGCGCAAGGCAGCGGCGCCATCGAGCCCAGTCTGCTGGGCCGCGGCAATGGCGACAGGATAAAAATCGTTGTGGCCGAACTCGCCGGCGGTGTGACCGCGCGCCGGATCGTAACCAAAGTTGGTGCCGTTGGCATCCCATTCGCGCACGGCCGAACAGTTGGCGAGGACAGCCTTTTCCGGTTTGACAGCAACATGGGAGCCGAAGCAGGTTGCGCCGTGAGCAGTTTTCCCCCTCACCCAGCCCTCTCCCGCCAGGAAAGAGAGTTGTTGAGATGCTGCGAGGTATTCCAGCGCTTCCTGCCGCAGGACCGTGGGTGCATTGCAGCCACAGGCTAAGGCCGAAACGCCGCAGGCCACGCTATCTATGTGCAATCGCTCCAGCATTTGCCAAACCCTCTCGGAAGGGCCGGCTGAATCCTTGTTGACCCGGACAAAATGGATTGCATATTCAGCGATGCCGCGAGCTTGGTTGGTATCGGCGGGCAAGGTGATAAATTCGCTCAAATCAGAAACTCCAAAGCTAATTGGCCGCGAAAGCAAACTGTGGACAGAGACGCTATTCACGCGGATGTTAGTTGCGACGGATGTCAGCCGAGCAAAACCAGGTACAATAAATATCTGCAGAATCGTCCATTCTACGCCGGCACTGAAACCATGCAATTCGATCGCCTGGGACCGTACAAAATTGGCAAACGGCTTGGCCGGGGCGGCATGGGCGCCGTATTCGAGGGACAAAACGTCGAAACCGGCGAGGCCGGCGCCATCAAAGTCCTCAATCCGCACCTGGCCGACGAAGAAGGCTTCCGCGAACGGTTCGAACTGGAAATCAACACGCTGAAAAAACTAAAGCATCCTAACATCGTGCGGATGCTCGGCTTCGGCGAGCAACAAGGATACCTATATTACGTGATGGAGTTGGTTCGCGGGCACAGCGTCGAGGAGGAGCTGCAACAAGGACGCCGATTTACCTGGCGCGAAGTGGTCCAATATGCCGTCAAGCTTTCCAAAGCACTGCGGCATGCGCACGATCATGGCGTCATTCACCGCGACATCAAGCCGGCGAATTTGCTGTTGAACGAAGACGATTCTGACATCAAGCTCACCGATTTTGGCATCGCCCGGCTGTTTGGCAACAACCGCTTGACGATGGATGGCGCCTTAGTCGGCACGGCCGAATACATGTCGCCGGAGCAAGCCACCGGCGAGCGTGTTACGCCGCTCAGCGATTTGTATAGCCTGGGCGGGGTAATGTTCGCCATGCTCGCCGGACGGCCGCCGTTTCGCGCCGCTTCGCTGGCCGAAATGCTGCACAAGCAGCGGTTTGAGCCGGCGCCGCCCTTGTCGCGTTATGCCAGCGACATTCCGCCGGAGTTGGAAGAATTGATCAATCGCCTGTTGTCGAAAGAACCTGCCGCTCGCGCGCCAAACGCTTTGGTCCTGAGCCGGCAATTGGCGGCCATGGAACACGGCCTGTCGATGATTCGTCAACGCCCCGCCGAAGAGCCGGTTCCTCAATTTGAGGAAGACTTGGAGCTGGCCGGGAACAAAACCGTCTCCGACGCCGTTCAACCACCGTCGAATCAGACAGTCACCAGTGGCACGCCGCCGGTTCCGTCGCCATCCAGCAGCGATTTGCGATCGGCCACTCGTGCCGGCACTCCGCCGCCGCCGGCAATGCCGTACGATCCAAATGCCTCCACCATGATTGCCCCGGCGCCGTCCATGGCGGCCGGTGGCCCAATTCCAGTTGTAGCCGGTGCGGCCCCCAGCGTGGGTTCTGCGCCCCGTAAAACGGTGCTTTCGAATTCTGTTGCGATGCCAGCGGCTTCAGTTGCCGCCGCTGCGGCTGTGCCTGGATCGCAAACCGCCATCACTTCCAGCCGGTTCACTACGGTGGAAGAAGACGAGCGCCAGCAAGAAGTGCTGCAACGCGCCAGCGAAAGTAATTCGTCGATCATTCAAATCGGACTGTTGTTGTTCAGCCTGGCGATGATTGCCGCCTTGGTCTGGTATTTATCGCGTCCCCCGTCGGCGGAAAAATTGCTGGTCCGCATCGATGCGGCCGCCGGCGAAGGAGACGGCAGCGGCTTGCCGAATGCAGAAGACGACGTGAACAGCTTTCTCAGCCGGTTTCCCGAACACGAGCGGACCGCCGACGTGAAGCGTTACCAGGAAGAAATCAACTTGCAACGGCAGGAGCGTCAGCTTCGGTTGCGCGCCCGCTTACTGACTGGCGAAGATAGTTTAAGCCCCGTCGAGCGCGATTACTTGGAAGCGATGAACGCCGTGACCATCGACCCGCAACGCACCATCGACAAGTTGCAAGCCTTGGTGCAGTTGTACGGCGCCGAAACTGACTCCAGCGACCGGACAGCTCAATCCGTGGAATTTGCGCGCTGGGAATTGAAGCAGCTGCGTGACCAAGCAGCCAAATCCATTCCCGAATATCAAGCATTGATTACCGCCAATTTGAAGCGGGCCGAACAATTGCGGCAAACGTCGCCCGAGCAAGCCCGCGCAATTTGGCAAAGCATTATCACATTGTACGGCGACCGGCCCTGGGCCGCCGAAGCGGTGGCGAAAGCGAAAGCGGAACTCCAGCAGGAAAAATGAACCGCGAAGAACGCGAAGGAACACAGAAAATCAAAGACAATTTCATTAGGAAACCAGGAATCTAGGAGAATAGGAAAAGAATTTGCAACTATTTCGAATACTGACCAGTATGTTCAATGCGAATTATCCAATGCCTATTCCGGGCTTCCTGACTTCATGGCTTCCTAATAAAAATTCTTCTTTGCGTTCTTTGCGGTTCAAACAGGTTTGAACTATAAGAATAACATGGCCCAACACGATTCACACTCCTCCGGCTTTCCCACCACCCGGCTGCGGCGGCTGCGGTATCATCCGCTGGTGCGGGAACTAGTGCGCGAAACTCGTTTGCATCCGGGCAACTTTGTGCTGCCGCTGTTTGTGCGGGCTGGCCAAAACATCAAGCAGGAAATCGGCTCCATGCCGGGGCACTTCCAGTGGTCGCCTGACCGCTTGGGAGAAGAAATTCGCGCCATTGCCGATTTAGGTCTGGGGGGAATTCTGCTGTTTGGCATCCCGGCGAAAAAAGATGCCACCGGCAGCGATTCCTACAGCGACCACGGCATTGTGCAGCAGGCCATTCGGGCGGTGAAACAGGCTGCGCCGAATCTGCTAGTGATTACCGACGTTTGTTTTTGCGAGTATACCGACCATGGCCATTGCGGTGTGCTGAACGAAAAAACCGGCCGGCTGGATGTCGACAACGATGCCACGCTGGCGCTGATTGCCAAGCAGGCGCTCAGCCATGCCCAGGCCGGGGCAGATATTGTCGCCCCCAGCGGCATGATGGACGGCATGATCGGCGCCATTCGCCGCGCTTTGGACGGCGCGAACATGGTGCACGTGCCCATCATGAGCTACGCCGCCAAATTCGCCAGTGCGTTTTATGGCCCTTTCCGCGATGCCGCCGAAAGCACGCCGCAGGCGGGCAACCGGCGTGGATATCAAATGGATCCCTCGGCAAGCTCGGGGCAATCGCTGCGTGAAGTGGAGCTCGATTTGGCCGAAGGGGCCGACATCGTCATGGTTAAACCGGCGCTGGCATATCTCGATATCATCCGCGACGTGCGGGAACGGTTCCCGGGTGTGCCGCTAGCGGCTTACAATGTGTCGGGCGAGTTCAGCATGGCCAAAGCCGCCGCGAAAAATGGCTGGCTCGACGAGCAAGCGGTGGCGCTGGAAATGCTGACGGCCATTCGGCGAGCCGGCGCTTCCATCATCATCACGTATTGGGCGAAAGAAGCGGCAGGGTGGCTTCTCCTGTAGCCTGTGGACCACGACCATCGGAGATTCGTCGGTCAATTTACAACTGACGCTCCTACCGGCGGCTGTGAGCCGCCGGCTATTATCACCCAAAGAGAAAATCATCTTAGCGCAGAATTAAAAGATGCCCCGCGATAAAAGCCAAGCAGCCTTCGAACGCGCCAAACGGTTGATGCCCGGCGGCGTAAACAGCCCGGCGCGGGCGTTTGGCGGAGTCGGCGGAGAGCCGATTTTTTTTGAGCGCGGCGAAGGGGCTTATTTGTACGACCTCGACGGGAATCGGTACATCGATTACGTCGGTTCGTGGGGACCGCTGATTTTGGGCCACGCACATCCGCAAGTGATTGAAGCAGTGCGTGCCGCGGCAGAGAAGGGGACCAGTTTTGGCGCTCCCACGGAAGCGGAAAGCGAACTGTGCGAGCTGATTATCGCGGCGGTGCCGAGCGTGGAAAAAGTACGGCTGGTGAATTCCGGGACCGAAGCCACGATGAGCGCCATTCGCCTGGCTCGCGGATTCACGGGGCGCGACGTGATTGTGAAGTTCGCCGGCAATTATCATGGCCACGTCGATAGTTTGCTGGTGGCGGCCGGCAGCAGTGCGGCGACGCTAGGCGTGCCGAACTCGCCGGGCGTCACGGCAGGCACGGCGAAGGACACTCTGCTGCTGCAATACAACGACGTGCCGGGTTTGGAAGCGGCGTTCAAAGAACATGGCCCACGGATTGCCGGCGTCATCGTGGAACCGGTTGTGGGCAACATGGGCGTGGTGGCGCCCATCGACGGCTTTTTGCACGCATTGCGAGAATTGACGCAGCGGCACGGTTCACTGTTGATTTTTGACGAAGTAATGACCGGCTTCCGCGTGGCGTATGGTGGAGCGCAGTCGCTGTTTGGCATTCGGCCCGATTTAACCACGCTGGGAAAAATTGTCGGCGGCGGCCTGCCTGTGGGTGCATACGGCGGCCGGGCGGACATTATGGAACACGTGCTGCCGGCTGGCAAAGTGTTTCAGGCCGGCACGCTCAGCGGCAATCCGTTGGCCACGGCGGCGGGAATTGCCATGTTGAAAACGCTGCGCGACACCAATCCGTATCCACGATTGGAGCAGCTTTCGGCCCGACTGGCCAAAGGACTACACGAAGCGGCTGCCGCCGCCAAAGTTCCACACACCATAGCCCGTGTCGGCAGCATGCTCACACTATTTTTCAGCGGCGAACCAATTGCCAATTGGCCCACGGCCAGCCGCTGCGACACCAAGCGGTTTGCACAGTATTTTTGGAAGTTGATCGACCACGGCGTGTACATGCCGTGCAGCCAGTTTGAAGCTTTCTTTGTTTCGGCAGCGCATACCGAAGCAGATATTGATGCCACGATCGCCGCCGCTCGGGAAGCGCTGGCGACTTAGAAGCACTGCCTCTTCCTTGAATGCCGCCGCTTGTCGGCCATTATGGATTCGGCTGCGGAAGCGGCGGAGGTGGAATTTCTTCGCCGCGAGGCTTCGGCGGAGTCGGTAGGCGTTGAGCATTGCCATTGGCTCCCGCTGCGGCATTGCTTCCGTTGGCTGCTGGAAATGCCAGTCCGCCTACTGGACCGTTCTGCATTTCCACTTCCGCATGCAGCGAAAGTATGCGCTGATCCAGCGCCACGTCGGCATCCAATCCACGCAGCCAGTTCAATACTGGGGCCACGTAACTAGCCGGAGCAGGAGTAAATAAGCCCGAAATCAATCGCATTTGGTTGGAGGGCAGGGCCGTGGAAATCCACGTGGGCAGTGTGCCGGTCCGTTCCTCAAGCTGATATTTTCCCCCCACGGGGCAAACCAAGTTGGCATCGGTCAACCGTTCGGCGACTTTCACGCAATCTTCCGGCGGCACGCGCAACTGGGCAGTCAGCGATTGCAAAAAACGGACGTTGCCGATGGCCGCATTTTTGGCACTGAGATAGAACATGCCGTTAACGGTGCTGGCCACCTTCGAACGGCCTAAATCACCCACGTGAAACCAGGCCTGTGCTGGGCGCGGCGCATCGACAAACTTCAACTGGGGCGTGATGGTTTCCAAAATTTCGCGCTGCATGGAAGCAATGGTGAACTGCCCCATGCGCCGCTGCCACAAACCGGACGGCGCGCGCCCAAAGTCGGCGGCATCGAGCGGCACTTCCCCGACGCCAATGGAGGCAAACAGCGCCGGTGTGGGAGTGGCCCCAAAATAAAACGGCGGCAGCAGTGACAGGGGCGAAAGCGAACTGAGTCCGGAAATGCCCTGGCCGTTTCCCAAGGCGTTGGCCAAAACGCCCCCCAAAGGACCGTTCAGTACACCGCCTTGCCCCGGCTGAATTTGTAGCAATGGTTGGGCGGGGGCTGCGGTTTGCGAAGCAGTTGGTTCGCCTGCCGCGCCGGGATTGGAATTCAATCCTTGCGGGGCGGCATCTCGCAAAGCGCCGAACAAGCGGTAAGCACCTTGCGGCGCAGCCAATCCTTTGGAAGCCAACAAATTCCCGCTCAGGCTGGCCTCGCCGGTCGCAATATCGCCGGGCACTGGCGCTAGTTTTTGCTTGCTGATGGGGCCCAAGGCTGTGGCGATGGTTTGATAGTTGGCCGCAGCGAGCGGCGTGACTTGGGCATCAATCAGAATTCGTTCGACGCCCGGTTCTTTTGTTTTACTTGGTTCACGACGGATACCGGCCACGACCGGATCGATGGTGGACCATTTCGATTGCAACCAGGCGGCAAAATCCTGATACCGGCTAGCCTCGGCGGCGGTGATGGTTTGGAACGCGACATCGGCCGCCGGTGCAAAAGTTCCACGGCCTCCGCGCAAGGTATCGGTAAAATCGCCATCGGCAGTCATTTCCAAACGGCTGCCATCGGAGCGCTGGCCAAACCCAGCCGGCAGGTATTGGGACTTAATTAAATCGTCAAGCGAGCCGACTTTTACGCCGTCGCCTTGGGCGGCCAGTTGGGCCACCAAGGCCATGTCAATTTCGGCAGCGGAACGCAGGCGGCGATCCATTTCCACTTGATAACGGGGCCCTGCCAAATTGCCAAAAAATTCCGACGACAGATACACAAAAACCGAGTAATCGCGGTTGCCGGGCATGAGCGATCGGGCATAGCGAAACTCCGGGCTGCTGCCCAAGGCGTGTTTACCGGCGGCCGCTTCGTAAAACTGTTCCACCAAATGCCGCGAATTGGTGACGAAATGAAAATCGCCGTCGATGGCATAAAACGAGCGTACTCGATTATCGGGCGTGGACAAGAACAACACTGTATGCCCAGCGATTTCGACTTGCTCCTCCGTGCAACCCGGCTCTCGCTTCAATGTGGCGGCACGTTGCTGGGTGAAATCGGAATTCAGAGCCAAATTATTTCGGGCCTGAAACAGAAAGCCGATGGTGGCCCCTTCGCGGAAGAAAAAATCGTTGCCGATCATGGCGACGTCGGCAATGACGGCTGGCCCCAAGATTGGCGCCAGCACGGATTCTTTCAGCGATAATTGCCGTTCGATGCGGGGAGTTAGGCCGTAATCTATCCCGCGGCGATTAATCAAGTTTTGCAAATCGCCGCTCCAGCGATCGAGCGTGTGGCGAAACCACAAATAGTTGGTGAAGTTGCCGTAGCGAATGTAAAAGCAATCAGCTGGCACGTGACCGGCGAGCGGCTCGATGGCCACTTCGCCCAAGGTTTCCGGCACACTGCTGGTAAATTGAACGCCAGCCGGCAGTGGTTGGTTGGCAACTTCCGGAGTGTCGCTGCGCCGCAGCAGAACTTGAGTTTGCATCTCATTGCGCAAACTTTCGCTCCCCAGCAACAAGCCGAGTTGGTGGTTAGCTTGTTCGTCGCCGGTTTGGGCGGTCGGCAATTTCGGTTGTCCGCCTGTGGCAGAATTCAGCAAGCCGTCGGCCAACAGGCGTATGGGAGGCGGCGAAATTTGACTAGCAGGCGGTAAATTAAGCCGCCTCGCCAGCGTGGTGAGTAAGTAATTGTCGACCAACGGCGGATAATCAGCCGGACGATCAATCCGATTGGCCTGCCGCGTGTATTTCACCCACCAATCGCTAATCAAGCGTTCGTGGCCTACCGGATCGTGCTGGGGCGTAACGCTAATCGATGCCGCCACCGGAGCGTAAAGCTGCAAATCCAACGGCGCATCACCCGTGAACAGAAAGTAGACCGTGGCGGTTTGTGGGCGGCCTAAGATTTCTCGCGCCGCGGTGCGGAGCGGCTCCGCCTGAAACGCCTGATACAATGTGCGGCCGGTTTTTTCTGTCAGTGTGAAGCCATTGTTGCCCAACAGCGCGGGATTTACGCCCGGAGGCAATGCCACCGTCCAGCGACCCACGCCATACGGCTCGCCGGCAAACGCTTCCACTTCCGGCTCCTGTGGACGGACACGGCCTTTCAATAATTGTGCGTTTGCGGTAGCGGCAAAGCCCAGGGCGAGAATGGGAATCCATAAGGCAATGAATCGTCGCATGGTTCAATGTTTTCCAAGTGGCATCAAAATCGAATTCTCGCCGCTGCGGCCAAGGACACAGTCCGCCCATAGTTTACGCGCATCAAGATCGAATGTCGCGGGGTAAAATAGAACCGCGGCAAGGTAGTTTTGGCACAAGAGATGCTCCCACACCGCTCGAACGAGCATGCACACCAAGCACCAAGCAAAAAGGTCGTTAGTTGCTCGCGCGGTTAAACACGGCGAGGTCTAGATGAAAATCAATTACTACTGGTAAGTGATCGCTGGCGCTGCGCGCGAGCGCATTACGCACTACATGGGCCTGCCGGATCAGCACATCGCCGCGAAAAAATGCCTTATCGAGTGAACTGAGCGCCATGTAGGCCGGAAAAGATCGGAAGCGATAGATAGGCGTTGTGATTTGACAAAAGCCATGCTCGTTCAAAGTTCCCCGGTGCAAACGATTTTGCCAATCGTTGTAATCGCCCACCACCAGCGTGGGCAGGGTGTGGGATTCGCGGAACAGCTGATGATTTAGTAAATGTCCGATTTGCCAATGTCTTTCGTCGTGGCTTAAACCCAGGTGAAAATTCACAAGGTGCAGAGGGCCTTCGGGAGTTTCAACCACCACAATCTGGGCTCCGCGCGGCTTTTTGGCGTTAAACCGCAGCGAAATTTGGTGCTTCGTTGTGAACGGCCAGCGCGACAGGATCAGGTTTCCATAACCGCCGCTTTTGAAGTTTACATTCAGCTGAAAGAGTTGGCCCGTGAGCTTGAAATAGTCGGCCAATAGTCTCGGCTGGTCGTGATAGTGCGAACGGCGGGAATTATGGGCGACTTCTTGCAAGCACAAGATGTCAGGGTTCTGGCTTTCGACAACGTCGATGATCCGTTGCAAGCGACAACGCCGGTCGCGGCCGCCAATTCCCTTATGGATGTTGTAGCTCAGAAGACGCATGGTTTCCGAAGGGGCGAGGGCAGGAGTCAGGGGTCAGGGATCAGGGGTCAAGAAGTCAACCTTTGACTCCTGATCCCTGACCCCTGATACCTGCCCCTCACCACGCCACCGCCACTTTAATTACCGCTTTGTGAATTTTGTTGGGCACGGCCACGGGCGCATGGGCATCGCTAGGAAGGAACACCACAAAATGCCCCGGAGGCAGCGACAGCCAGAGTTCCGGCTGATCGCCGAAAAACACAATATCTTTTGCTTTGTCGTAGGCCGCAGTCGTTTCCGTGCAACTGGCCGTCGGCCGCCAGCCAAACTCTTGGGCGATCGCTCCCTTGGCGGGGATAATATATTGTACGTCGATATACCTGCGGTGTGCTTCCAGCCGGGCGGAATCGCGCCCTGGGCCTTCGACGTGTTCGACAATCATCACCAGCGAATCGCCCATCACTTCATGCCGTCCGTCGGGCACTTCCTCAAACGGTGTGCTCCGTAGCAAATCAAAAGCGGCATCAAACCCGGGATGCAATCGGCAATAAATGCCCGCCTCTTCCAGCCGATCGACAATCATATTTCGCCTTCCTGTGAGAACGGCTTACTCCGAAAAACCGGCCCAAGTTTCCCCGCGAACGTACCACGACCGATTCGACTTGCCAACCGTGCCGCTGCGGCGAGCATGTTTGCGGCCGATAACGCCCGAAAAATCGTCGGGACTGGCGGGAAAATGAGAGTGAGGTAACATTAACGGAATGGTTGCCTGCGCCCGTGCTCAGCCGGGCCGCGCCGCCAGACCATCCCGAATTCACGCCCAGTTCAATCTGTTGTCGACCGATGCTCCGTCAGGATTTTTGAGGGTTCATGAAGCCAATTCACAAGCTGTTGGTTGCCAACCGCAGCGAAATTGCGATTCGAGTTTTTCGTTCCTCCCACGAACTGGGCATCCGCACCGTTGCCATTTATTCGCACGAAGATCGATACGCACTGCACCGTTTCAAAGCGGACGAAGCGTATTTGATCGGCAAAATCGGCGAGCCAATTCGGTCGTACTTGGATATCCAATCGATCGTGGCCCTGGCCGTCTCTCACGGTGTTGACGCCATTCACCCCGGCTACGGTTTCCTCTCCGAAAATCCTGCCTTACGCAAAGCCTGTGATGAAGCAGGCATTACGTTTGTCGGTCCACGTCAGGAATTGCTGGAACAGTTGGGGGACAAAACCGCGGCCCGTTCAATTGCTGAAAAAGCCAAAGTTCCCATCTTGGGCGGCAGCGCCAAAGCGGTAAGCAGTTTAGAAGAAGCGAAAAAAGTGGCGGCCGAGATTGGTTATCCAGTGATGTTGAAGGCGGCGCACGGTGGCGGTGGCCGCGGGATGCGGGTAGTTCTTAAACCGGAAGAACTGGCCACGAACTTGGAAACCGCACAGCGAGAAGCGGCGGCCGCTTTCGGCAATGGCGAAGTGTTCATCGAAAAGTACATCCGCCACGCCCGACATATTGAAGTGCAACTGTTGGGGGATTTGCACGGCAATTTAGTGCACTTATACGAGCGCGATTGCTCGGTGCAACGCCGGCACCAAAAAGTGGTGGAAATTGCGCCGGCCCCCAAGCTCGATCCGCAATTGCGACAAAAGCTGTGCGATGCCGCGCTGGCCATCGGCCGGGCTGTGCGCTACGAAAATGCCGGCACGGTGGAATTCTTGGTCGATGCAGATAGCGGTCAATTCTATTTCATCGAAGTGAATCCGCGCATTCAGGTCGAGCACACCGTCACCGAAGAAGTGACAGGCGTTGACATTGTGAAAAGCCAAATTCTGATTGCGCAGGGGCATCGCCTGGAAGATCCGGAAATTGGCTTGGCTTGCCAGGAAGACATTCGCACCACCGGCTTTGCCCTGCAGTGCCGAGTGACGACGGAAGATCCGGAGAACCGCTTTGTGCCCGATTACGGCCGCATCATGGCATATCGCTCGGCCAGCGGCATGGGCATTCGCCTGGATGCCGGCACGGCTTTCTCCGGCGCCGTGGTCACGCCGTATTACGATTCGCTGTTGGTGAAAGTCACGGCCCGGGCGCGCCGCTTCAAAGATGCCTGCACCCGCATGGAGCGTTGCTTAAGCGAGTTCCGCGTGCGGGGCGTGAAAACGAATTTGCCGTTTTTGAACAATCTGATCATGCACCCGACGTTTCAAGCCGGAGAGTGCACGACCACGTTCATTGACGAAACGCCGGCACTGTTCCACATGCCGCTGCGCCGCGATCGGGCCAGCAAATTATTGCAATTTATGGGCGAAATCATCGTCAACGGAAACTCGTTGGTGAAAGATCGGCCGCGGAGCACTCGCCG
This region of Pirellulales bacterium genomic DNA includes:
- a CDS encoding serine/threonine-protein kinase, with translation MQFDRLGPYKIGKRLGRGGMGAVFEGQNVETGEAGAIKVLNPHLADEEGFRERFELEINTLKKLKHPNIVRMLGFGEQQGYLYYVMELVRGHSVEEELQQGRRFTWREVVQYAVKLSKALRHAHDHGVIHRDIKPANLLLNEDDSDIKLTDFGIARLFGNNRLTMDGALVGTAEYMSPEQATGERVTPLSDLYSLGGVMFAMLAGRPPFRAASLAEMLHKQRFEPAPPLSRYASDIPPELEELINRLLSKEPAARAPNALVLSRQLAAMEHGLSMIRQRPAEEPVPQFEEDLELAGNKTVSDAVQPPSNQTVTSGTPPVPSPSSSDLRSATRAGTPPPPAMPYDPNASTMIAPAPSMAAGGPIPVVAGAAPSVGSAPRKTVLSNSVAMPAASVAAAAAVPGSQTAITSSRFTTVEEDERQQEVLQRASESNSSIIQIGLLLFSLAMIAALVWYLSRPPSAEKLLVRIDAAAGEGDGSGLPNAEDDVNSFLSRFPEHERTADVKRYQEEINLQRQERQLRLRARLLTGEDSLSPVERDYLEAMNAVTIDPQRTIDKLQALVQLYGAETDSSDRTAQSVEFARWELKQLRDQAAKSIPEYQALITANLKRAEQLRQTSPEQARAIWQSIITLYGDRPWAAEAVAKAKAELQQEK
- a CDS encoding MmgE/PrpD family protein yields the protein MSEFITLPADTNQARGIAEYAIHFVRVNKDSAGPSERVWQMLERLHIDSVACGVSALACGCNAPTVLRQEALEYLAASQQLSFLAGEGWVRGKTAHGATCFGSHVAVKPEKAVLANCSAVREWDANGTNFGYDPARGHTAGEFGHNDFYPVAIAAAQQTGLDGAAALRGMLAIDEIRGRLAEVFSLKTYKLDHVVHGAIASAAVYGAMRGATAEQIELAIGLVVAHYIPFRAIRHGKQLSDSKGASAAISAEVAVLSAQRALRGFVGPADVFCNPEAVFCLFEKPARNGESPFALALATGGDDFAVLGMHFKLGLYEHQSAGAIQGLIDVLSRQPRLLENPEQLRSVRISIYEPAFHIIGDPAKRDPRTRQSADHSMVYIVATLLRKAFEQQRTGWKELMLLPADYDEAALVHPLTRQLMEKIEFRHGGPEYDAKYPDGIPTTLEIEHAQLGRQSSGLVMYPLGHARNKDATALDDVLNYKFRALASLGVEHPEELHARFSNLRQKTATEIASLFDFPIRGLAD
- the truB gene encoding tRNA pseudouridine(55) synthase TruB, whose product is MSHYFGLLNIYKPAGKTSRWVVDQVQRLVKPAKAGHAGTLDPLATGVLMVCVGQATRLIDYVQQMPKRYRGTFLLGRSSPTEDTEGLVTELPNPPVPTRLEVETAAAKFIGEIEQRPPAFSALKVSGQRAYKLARKGQTVELQPRPVTIHWLQVMDYSYPELTLELQCSSGTYVRSLGRDLAESLGTAAIMSRLKRTAIGKFLAEDAVEASTLTQDNLGQHLLAPQSAVDHLSAITLDEAELQSIFRGLFIVRPASATEPPAAEFAALDGCGKLAAILHRRRDGLLGPVRNFLPD
- a CDS encoding clan AA aspartic protease, producing the protein MGLITVQLTLSNPRRPEIEPVQTDALVDTGAVYLVIPERVQADLQLEEQSKKEVTLADGSRRLTAYVGPIETRFKNRVAYVGAVVMGDEVLLGAIPMEDMDLILIPQQRIADVNPNSPNVASAKVK
- the hemB gene encoding porphobilinogen synthase — its product is MAQHDSHSSGFPTTRLRRLRYHPLVRELVRETRLHPGNFVLPLFVRAGQNIKQEIGSMPGHFQWSPDRLGEEIRAIADLGLGGILLFGIPAKKDATGSDSYSDHGIVQQAIRAVKQAAPNLLVITDVCFCEYTDHGHCGVLNEKTGRLDVDNDATLALIAKQALSHAQAGADIVAPSGMMDGMIGAIRRALDGANMVHVPIMSYAAKFASAFYGPFRDAAESTPQAGNRRGYQMDPSASSGQSLREVELDLAEGADIVMVKPALAYLDIIRDVRERFPGVPLAAYNVSGEFSMAKAAAKNGWLDEQAVALEMLTAIRRAGASIIITYWAKEAAGWLLL